CGAGTCGTTGAGAGCGTTAAGCCATTTTGCAAAATCTAATAAAGTGCATTTAGTGGCGTGTAGCATTGAAAAAACGGATAAAAAACTCTACGACTGTGCTTATATCATTGCGCCAAAAGGCGGGATCGTTGGAAAACACCGCAAGATTTATTTGTGGGGCGATGAAAAATCGCGCTTCAAAAGGGGCAAAAAATACAAGGTTTTTACGCTGGATTTTGGGGATTTTAGCACGAAAGTGGGTTTGCAAATTTGCTATGAAATCGGCTTTGGCGTGGGCGCGAATCTTTTAGCGTTACAAGGAGCGGAAGTTTTAATTTATCCTAGTGCGTTTGGCAAAGCTAGAGCTTATAACTGGGATTTATTGAGCAAAGCTAGAGCGTTAGAAAATGGATGTTTTGTGTGTGCGTGCAACCATAGTGGGGAAGAAACGAATGCTAAATTAAAACAAACGCTAGAGTTTGCCGGCGATTCAAGAATCATCGCACCCAATGGGAAAATCATCGCACAAGCCACCAAGCTTAATGAAGTCATTATCGCTGAAATGGATTTAAACGAAGTGGCACTGCAACGCCAAA
This region of Helicobacter pylori genomic DNA includes:
- a CDS encoding carbon-nitrogen hydrolase family protein gives rise to the protein MKTKNLAKRILKTAVIQIQSKPYALNENLQLALNLAKEAHDKGANLIVLPELFDSGYCVNDKDADFGIDFKAIEHGKETLKNESLRALSHFAKSNKVHLVACSIEKTDKKLYDCAYIIAPKGGIVGKHRKIYLWGDEKSRFKRGKKYKVFTLDFGDFSTKVGLQICYEIGFGVGANLLALQGAEVLIYPSAFGKARAYNWDLLSKARALENGCFVCACNHSGEETNAKLKQTLEFAGDSRIIAPNGKIIAQATKLNEVIIAEMDLNEVALQRQKIPYLQDFDTKLTKKGFGKLT